In a genomic window of Bradyrhizobium ontarionense:
- a CDS encoding branched-chain amino acid ABC transporter permease, producing MSKNSKLLLVALAVVVIAGLIIVPMNFNRYGLYILSQWAVMTIAAMGLNLTLGYAGQVSLAQGAFVGIGAYGAAILTTHGWPLIAALGLVVVICFAVGWLLGYPALRVQHHYLAFVTLAFSTLAFLVFRNESWLTNGIYGISNIPRPEIFGFPTRKPLPFYYLCLGSLGLVTLAMWWLARSPWGRAFMALRENPIRAQSLGIDTRRYTLMAFAIGSVLGGIAGVLYAPLTQYVDPVPFNLQLSLDLLMMVIVGGSGFMLGPFLGAMIAVLLPEWLRFAEGYYLMLYAAAVIVLLIYSPSGILGILDRYLSSRRTQAASALRAAAQSKLEAAR from the coding sequence ATGAGCAAGAACAGCAAACTGCTCCTCGTCGCGCTGGCCGTCGTGGTCATCGCCGGCCTGATCATCGTCCCGATGAACTTCAACCGCTACGGCCTCTATATTCTGAGTCAGTGGGCGGTCATGACCATTGCGGCTATGGGGCTCAACCTCACGCTCGGTTATGCCGGGCAGGTGTCGCTGGCCCAGGGCGCGTTCGTCGGCATCGGCGCCTACGGTGCGGCGATCCTGACCACGCATGGCTGGCCGCTGATCGCGGCGCTCGGGCTCGTCGTCGTGATCTGCTTCGCCGTCGGCTGGCTCTTGGGCTATCCGGCGCTGCGCGTGCAGCACCACTATCTCGCCTTCGTCACGCTCGCCTTCTCGACCTTGGCGTTCCTGGTGTTTCGCAACGAGAGTTGGCTCACCAACGGTATCTACGGCATCAGCAACATTCCGCGCCCGGAGATCTTCGGCTTCCCGACTCGCAAGCCATTGCCATTCTACTATCTCTGCCTCGGCTCGCTCGGCCTCGTGACGCTCGCCATGTGGTGGCTGGCCCGCTCGCCGTGGGGTCGCGCCTTCATGGCGTTGCGCGAGAACCCGATCCGGGCGCAGTCGCTCGGCATCGACACGAGGCGCTACACGCTGATGGCGTTCGCGATCGGCTCCGTGCTCGGCGGCATAGCCGGCGTGCTCTATGCGCCGCTGACGCAATATGTCGATCCCGTGCCGTTCAACCTGCAGCTCTCGCTCGATCTCCTGATGATGGTGATCGTGGGCGGCTCCGGCTTCATGCTCGGACCGTTCCTCGGCGCCATGATCGCAGTGCTGCTTCCGGAGTGGCTGCGCTTTGCCGAGGGCTATTACCTGATGCTCTACGCGGCCGCGGTCATCGTGCTGCTGATCTATTCGCCGAGCGGCATTCTCGGCATTCTCGACCGCTATCTCAGCTCACGACGAACCCAGGCGGCATCCGCGCTGCGAGCGGCGGCTCAATCCAAGCTGGAGGCCGCGCGATGA
- a CDS encoding ABC transporter ATP-binding protein, with the protein MTAVLDVRDVKKSFGGITAVNGVSFDVQEGEILGLIGPNGCGKSTLFNCILGQLVPSAGEVRVDGKLVTGQRPSDLNRLGVSRTFQLLQVFPKLSVRDNLILAGQEHRGSMLSRLLGPSDAGLTETADQMIGFFKLEHLANEPAGGLSYGQQKLLDAAMAFMGGPRLVLLDEPAGGVNPTMLGDLKERLIAINRERRATFVVIEHNMEFVMSLCSRVMVMAEGKVLAIGKPDEIRANPAVIEAYLGH; encoded by the coding sequence ATGACCGCAGTTCTCGACGTACGCGACGTCAAGAAGAGCTTCGGCGGCATCACCGCCGTCAACGGCGTCAGCTTCGACGTGCAGGAGGGCGAGATCCTCGGCCTGATCGGTCCCAACGGCTGCGGCAAGTCGACCTTGTTCAACTGTATCCTCGGCCAGCTGGTGCCGAGCGCGGGCGAGGTGAGGGTCGACGGCAAGCTCGTCACCGGGCAGCGTCCGTCGGACCTCAATCGCCTCGGCGTCAGCCGCACCTTCCAGCTGCTGCAGGTGTTTCCGAAACTGTCGGTGCGCGACAATCTGATCCTCGCGGGGCAGGAGCATCGCGGCAGCATGCTGTCGCGCCTGCTCGGTCCGTCCGATGCGGGACTCACCGAGACGGCCGACCAGATGATCGGCTTCTTCAAGCTGGAGCATCTTGCCAACGAGCCGGCCGGTGGCCTGTCCTACGGCCAGCAGAAGCTGCTCGATGCCGCGATGGCCTTCATGGGCGGCCCGCGCTTGGTGCTGCTCGACGAGCCGGCCGGCGGCGTCAACCCGACCATGCTCGGCGATCTCAAGGAGCGGCTGATCGCGATCAACCGCGAGCGCCGCGCCACCTTCGTCGTGATCGAGCACAACATGGAATTCGTGATGTCGCTGTGCTCGCGGGTGATGGTGATGGCGGAAGGCAAGGTGCTGGCGATCGGCAAGCCCGACGAGATCAGGGCCAATCCGGCCGTGATCGAAGCCTATCTTGGACACTGA
- a CDS encoding ABC transporter ATP-binding protein: MSDPILDVQNLVGGYGKMTILNGTTFSVPAGSITTVIGPNGAGKSTVFKAIFGLLKLREGKVVFKGRDVTGLSQRALLGAGICYIPQGRNIFGELSVRHNIELGGVAAARDFDLAARVEAALDVFPVLRKKADRQASTLSGGEQKQLEIARGLLLEPQLVLIDEPSIGLSPLMVQQTFDMLKQLRDRGVSVLLIEQNARSALEISDYGIVLELGRTRIIDKADRVLADPRIGQLFLGGAMEETAA, encoded by the coding sequence ATGAGTGATCCCATTCTCGACGTCCAGAACCTCGTCGGCGGCTACGGCAAGATGACGATCCTCAACGGGACGACCTTCTCGGTCCCTGCGGGATCGATCACCACCGTCATCGGTCCGAACGGCGCCGGCAAGTCGACCGTGTTCAAGGCGATCTTCGGCCTGCTCAAGCTGCGCGAAGGCAAAGTGGTCTTCAAGGGCCGTGACGTCACGGGCTTGAGCCAGCGCGCGCTGCTCGGCGCCGGCATCTGCTACATCCCGCAGGGCCGCAACATCTTCGGCGAGCTGTCGGTGCGTCACAACATCGAGCTCGGCGGCGTGGCTGCGGCGCGCGACTTCGATCTCGCCGCCCGCGTCGAGGCCGCGCTCGACGTCTTTCCGGTGCTGCGCAAGAAGGCGGATCGGCAGGCCTCGACCTTGTCAGGCGGCGAACAGAAACAGCTCGAGATCGCGCGCGGGCTTCTGCTCGAACCGCAACTGGTGCTGATCGACGAGCCGTCGATCGGGCTGTCGCCGCTCATGGTGCAACAGACCTTCGATATGCTGAAGCAGCTGCGTGACCGCGGCGTTTCGGTGCTCCTGATCGAGCAGAATGCGCGCTCGGCGCTGGAGATTTCCGACTACGGCATCGTGCTCGAGCTCGGCCGTACCCGCATCATCGACAAGGCCGATCGCGTGCTGGCTGATCCGCGCATCGGCCAGTTGTTCCTGGGCGGCGCAATGGAGGAGACGGCGGCATGA
- a CDS encoding bifunctional sugar phosphate isomerase/epimerase/4-hydroxyphenylpyruvate dioxygenase family protein — translation MNKRSIATVSISGALDEKLKAIAAAGFDTVEIFENDLVAFGARPREIGQMCRDLGLAICAYQPFRDFEGMPEPQRARNFIRAERKFDLMQELGTDLLLICSSVSPASLGGIDRAAADFHELGERAAKRGLRVGYEALAWGRHVHDYRDAWEIVRRADHKAIGVILDSFHALAPALPTNAIRAIPADKIFLVQLADAPKLELDVLSWSRHFRSFPGQGDLPVGEFMEAIAATGYSGPLSLEIFNDQFRAGSAPRTALDGMRSLLLLQDDLAGKMPTASEERFAPRVKSHGIGFVEFAVSEDKAQALATLFGQLGFRNTGRHRSKAVQRWSQGGIELVINYEPVSFAHTHYVTHGAGVCALALDVDSADRAMARAQSLKTRTFVQPVGPGELEIPAIHGVGGSLLYFLDAKGKNWDVDFEAVASDEGNDRLVAVDHIVQSMPHEEMLSWLLFYAGIIDFSRLPQMEIADPRGLVQSQAIVNGDRSLRFILNGSTATRTLSSRFISEFFGSGVQHIAFSCDDIFEAVAEMRARGAGFLDIPDNYYDDLEAKYDLPAETMAALRANEILYDRDGDAEFFQVYTHIFEERFFFEIVQRRNYQGFGAPNAAIRLAAQAREVRPDTMPRM, via the coding sequence ATGAACAAGCGCTCGATCGCAACGGTCTCCATCTCAGGCGCACTCGACGAGAAGCTCAAGGCGATCGCGGCAGCGGGCTTCGATACGGTCGAAATCTTCGAGAACGATCTCGTTGCGTTCGGGGCGAGGCCGCGCGAGATCGGCCAGATGTGCCGCGACCTCGGCCTTGCGATCTGCGCCTATCAGCCGTTCCGCGATTTCGAGGGCATGCCGGAGCCGCAGCGCGCGCGCAACTTCATCCGCGCCGAGCGCAAGTTCGACCTGATGCAGGAGCTCGGCACGGATCTGCTGCTGATCTGCAGCAGCGTATCGCCGGCCTCGCTTGGCGGTATCGACCGTGCCGCCGCCGATTTCCACGAGCTCGGCGAGCGCGCTGCGAAGCGGGGTCTGCGCGTCGGCTACGAGGCGCTGGCCTGGGGGCGCCACGTGCACGATTATCGCGATGCCTGGGAGATCGTGCGCCGGGCCGATCACAAGGCGATCGGCGTCATCCTCGACAGCTTCCATGCGCTGGCGCCGGCACTGCCGACCAATGCGATCCGTGCCATTCCGGCCGACAAGATCTTCCTGGTCCAGCTTGCGGACGCGCCCAAGCTCGAACTCGACGTGCTGTCCTGGAGCCGGCATTTCCGCAGCTTCCCGGGGCAGGGCGATCTGCCGGTCGGGGAGTTCATGGAGGCGATCGCCGCGACCGGCTATTCCGGGCCGCTGTCGCTGGAAATCTTCAACGACCAGTTCCGCGCCGGCTCAGCACCGCGCACCGCGCTCGACGGCATGCGCTCGCTGCTGCTGCTGCAGGACGATCTCGCCGGAAAGATGCCCACCGCGTCGGAAGAGCGCTTTGCCCCCCGCGTCAAGAGCCACGGCATCGGCTTCGTCGAATTCGCCGTCAGCGAGGACAAGGCGCAGGCACTGGCAACGCTGTTCGGCCAGCTCGGCTTCCGTAACACCGGACGTCATCGCAGCAAGGCCGTGCAGCGCTGGTCGCAGGGCGGCATCGAGCTGGTGATCAACTACGAGCCGGTCAGCTTTGCTCATACGCACTACGTCACGCATGGTGCCGGCGTCTGCGCGCTGGCGCTGGATGTCGACAGCGCCGATCGTGCCATGGCGCGGGCGCAGTCGCTGAAGACGCGCACCTTCGTGCAGCCGGTTGGGCCGGGGGAGCTGGAGATCCCGGCAATCCACGGCGTCGGCGGCAGCCTGCTGTATTTCCTCGACGCCAAGGGCAAGAACTGGGACGTCGATTTCGAAGCGGTCGCCAGCGATGAGGGCAACGATCGTCTCGTTGCTGTCGATCATATCGTGCAATCGATGCCGCATGAGGAGATGCTGTCCTGGCTGCTGTTCTATGCCGGGATCATCGATTTCTCCCGCCTGCCGCAGATGGAGATCGCCGATCCCCGGGGCCTCGTGCAAAGCCAGGCGATCGTGAACGGCGATCGCAGTCTTCGTTTCATCCTCAACGGCTCGACGGCGACCCGCACGCTCTCGTCGCGCTTCATCTCGGAATTCTTCGGCTCCGGCGTCCAGCACATCGCGTTCTCCTGCGACGACATCTTCGAGGCCGTGGCCGAGATGCGCGCCCGCGGTGCTGGCTTCCTCGACATTCCCGACAACTACTACGACGATCTCGAAGCCAAATACGATCTCCCTGCCGAGACCATGGCAGCGCTCCGCGCCAACGAGATCCTGTACGACCGCGACGGCGACGCCGAGTTCTTCCAGGTCTACACCCACATCTTCGAGGAGCGCTTCTTCTTCGAGATCGTGCAGCGCCGCAACTACCAGGGCTTTGGCGCACCCAATGCCGCGATCCGGCTGGCGGCGCAGGCGCGCGAGGTGCGGCCGGACACGATGCCGCGGATGTAG
- a CDS encoding carboxylesterase/lipase family protein, which produces MTRTSWLLACAAVLLGALATSANAAGIEVGTDAGPITGKFQRNTAVRAFLGIPFAAPPVGDFRWKPPQPVAAWQAPRAATTYGAQCMQPGRSKTSVYFEYAGEQPSGEDCLYLNVWAPSDVKDGKLPVMVWIYGGGFQQGSAANPVFDGAALSARGVVVVSVNYRVGIFGFMAHPELTAESPQRASGNYGLLDLVAGLNWVKRNAASFGGDPDNVTIFGQSAGAAAVSYLYTSPLARGLFARGIAESFGVANKTMQSLADGEKAGSALAEKVAAPTLAKLREVPAARLLETKLGMSPIVDGYALPANPYAVFAEGKEAPVPLLTGWNSDEGTTFPHAKTLSAYQDWVRRKYPDIAEQLLQLYPARTDDEAKSANKAMVRDSLFAWGPWSVARLHAKNGFPTYLYHFSHPQPLKAGVTYDEIDTAEGLGTFHSSEYPYIFGTLDPLSRDWTGADRAISESLQSYWVGYAYAGSPNAPGLANWPRSDAKAETTMLLGDKVGVGPVPQLDRIRLFDSLASPFNGF; this is translated from the coding sequence ATGACGCGCACGAGTTGGCTTCTGGCCTGTGCGGCGGTGCTGCTTGGCGCGCTCGCGACATCGGCGAACGCAGCCGGAATCGAGGTCGGCACCGACGCCGGTCCCATCACCGGGAAGTTCCAGCGCAACACTGCGGTGCGCGCCTTCCTCGGCATTCCGTTCGCAGCGCCGCCGGTCGGCGATTTCAGATGGAAGCCGCCGCAGCCGGTCGCTGCGTGGCAGGCGCCGCGGGCGGCCACGACCTATGGCGCGCAATGCATGCAGCCGGGCCGCTCGAAGACGTCGGTCTATTTCGAGTATGCCGGCGAGCAGCCGAGCGGCGAGGATTGCCTGTATCTCAACGTCTGGGCGCCGTCCGACGTCAAGGACGGCAAGCTGCCGGTGATGGTTTGGATCTATGGCGGCGGCTTCCAGCAGGGCTCGGCGGCCAATCCGGTGTTCGACGGCGCAGCGCTTTCGGCGCGCGGCGTGGTGGTGGTTTCCGTCAACTACCGGGTCGGCATTTTCGGCTTCATGGCGCATCCGGAATTGACGGCCGAGTCACCGCAGCGTGCGTCGGGCAATTACGGCCTGCTCGATCTGGTTGCCGGGCTGAACTGGGTCAAGCGCAACGCCGCGAGCTTCGGCGGCGATCCGGACAACGTCACGATCTTCGGCCAGTCCGCCGGCGCCGCCGCCGTCAGCTATCTCTACACCTCGCCCTTGGCGCGCGGCCTGTTCGCCCGCGGCATTGCCGAGAGTTTTGGCGTCGCCAACAAGACCATGCAGAGCCTCGCCGATGGCGAGAAGGCGGGCAGCGCCCTGGCCGAGAAAGTCGCCGCGCCGACGCTCGCCAAACTGCGCGAGGTGCCGGCAGCGCGCCTGCTGGAGACGAAGCTCGGGATGAGCCCGATCGTCGACGGCTACGCGCTGCCGGCCAATCCCTATGCGGTGTTTGCCGAGGGCAAGGAGGCGCCGGTGCCGCTGCTGACCGGCTGGAACAGCGACGAAGGCACCACGTTCCCCCATGCCAAGACGCTCTCCGCCTATCAGGACTGGGTCCGCCGCAAATATCCAGATATCGCTGAGCAGTTGCTTCAGCTCTATCCCGCGCGCACTGACGACGAGGCCAAGAGCGCCAACAAGGCAATGGTCCGCGACAGCCTGTTCGCGTGGGGGCCGTGGAGCGTGGCGCGCCTGCACGCCAAGAACGGCTTCCCGACCTATCTCTACCATTTCAGCCATCCGCAGCCGCTGAAGGCAGGCGTCACCTACGACGAGATCGACACCGCCGAGGGTCTCGGCACCTTCCATAGCTCCGAATATCCCTACATCTTCGGCACGCTGGATCCGCTCAGCCGCGATTGGACTGGGGCTGACCGGGCGATCTCCGAGAGCTTGCAATCCTATTGGGTGGGCTACGCCTATGCGGGCAGCCCGAATGCGCCTGGTCTGGCCAATTGGCCGCGCAGCGACGCCAAGGCCGAGACGACGATGCTCCTTGGCGACAAGGTCGGCGTCGGACCGGTGCCGCAGCTCGATCGCATCAGGCTGTTCGATTCGCTGGCTTCGCCTTTCAATGGGTTTTGA
- a CDS encoding LysR family transcriptional regulator, translating to MDKSDVSIAHMRSFVRVAERGSLSAVARELGVGQSTITRHLHELEETVGVPLLSRTTRRVTLTDEGSRYFTNCVQILRLVEQAGDEARGTRGAASGMIRISCTAAFGILHVTRIVFAFQDRYPDIAVDLNLTDERIDLVREGVDIALRLAPLSDSSLKLRALGHSHRLLVAAPSYLARCGKPCAPEDLIGHEAIRMPNVAGSDVLALMAPDGQHHEVPFVGRFRTNHGLAVREAVLAGRGIAAAHAWLVDDLIAAGSVGVILPDYRLPSVPLNMLIVPERAGIARVRLVIDQLAEAIVRLPGIRPDP from the coding sequence ATGGATAAATCAGACGTCAGCATCGCCCACATGCGCAGCTTCGTCCGGGTCGCCGAGCGCGGCAGCCTGTCCGCGGTGGCACGCGAGCTCGGCGTCGGGCAGTCCACGATCACGCGCCATCTGCACGAGTTGGAAGAGACCGTCGGCGTGCCGCTACTCAGCCGCACCACGCGGCGGGTGACGCTGACCGACGAGGGCAGCCGCTACTTCACCAACTGCGTCCAGATCCTGCGGCTGGTCGAGCAGGCCGGCGACGAAGCCCGCGGCACGCGCGGCGCCGCCAGCGGCATGATCCGCATCTCCTGCACGGCGGCGTTCGGCATCCTGCACGTCACCCGGATCGTCTTTGCGTTCCAGGACCGCTATCCGGACATCGCTGTCGACCTCAACCTGACCGACGAGCGCATCGACCTTGTGCGCGAAGGTGTCGACATCGCGCTGCGTCTCGCACCACTCTCGGACAGCTCGCTGAAGCTGCGCGCGCTCGGCCACTCGCACCGGTTGCTGGTCGCTGCACCCAGCTATCTGGCAAGGTGCGGCAAGCCGTGCGCGCCAGAGGATCTGATCGGCCATGAGGCCATCCGCATGCCCAATGTCGCCGGCAGCGACGTGCTGGCCCTGATGGCGCCCGATGGCCAGCACCATGAGGTGCCGTTCGTCGGGCGTTTCCGCACCAATCATGGCCTCGCCGTGCGCGAGGCCGTGCTGGCCGGGCGCGGCATCGCCGCCGCTCATGCCTGGCTGGTCGACGACCTCATCGCAGCCGGCAGCGTCGGCGTGATCCTGCCCGACTACCGGCTGCCCTCGGTGCCGCTCAACATGCTGATCGTGCCGGAGCGCGCCGGCATCGCGCGCGTGCGGCTGGTGATCGACCAACTGGCCGAGGCGATCGTCCGCCTGCCGGGCATCCGGCCGGACCCCTGA
- a CDS encoding NAD(P)H-dependent oxidoreductase has translation MNVLLVFAHPEPRSLNGALRDVAVAELKAQGHEVRISDLYAMGWKSAADRADFPQLAPEARLNVANASGEAFKTHTLTDDVRAEQDKLLWADAVILQFPLWWFTMPAILKGWVDRVYSYGFTYGVGEHSDKRWGNRYGEGVFAGKRAMLIVTTGGWEEHYSERGINGPIDDLLFPINHGILFYPGFDVLPALVAHRVNRLDEAGFAGIAEQLRERMQTLFTARPIPYRRQNHGDYLIPSMQLRSELGDTDMRGFALHVDAAASR, from the coding sequence ATGAACGTCCTGCTCGTTTTCGCCCATCCAGAACCCCGCTCCCTGAACGGCGCCCTGCGCGACGTCGCCGTCGCCGAGCTCAAGGCCCAGGGCCATGAGGTCAGAATCTCCGACCTCTATGCGATGGGTTGGAAGTCGGCTGCCGACCGTGCCGACTTTCCGCAACTCGCGCCCGAAGCACGCCTCAACGTCGCCAACGCCTCCGGAGAGGCCTTCAAGACGCACACGCTCACCGACGACGTCCGCGCCGAGCAGGACAAGCTGCTGTGGGCCGATGCGGTGATCCTGCAGTTTCCGCTGTGGTGGTTCACGATGCCCGCAATCCTCAAAGGCTGGGTCGACCGCGTCTATTCCTACGGCTTCACCTATGGCGTCGGCGAGCACAGCGACAAGCGCTGGGGCAACCGCTATGGCGAGGGCGTATTCGCGGGCAAACGCGCGATGCTCATCGTGACGACAGGCGGCTGGGAGGAGCACTATTCGGAGCGTGGCATCAACGGGCCGATCGACGACCTCCTGTTTCCGATCAACCACGGCATCCTGTTCTATCCCGGCTTCGACGTGCTGCCGGCGCTCGTGGCGCATCGCGTCAACCGCCTCGACGAGGCAGGCTTTGCCGGGATTGCCGAGCAGCTGCGCGAGCGGATGCAGACCCTGTTCACGGCCAGGCCGATCCCGTATCGGCGGCAGAACCACGGAGACTATCTGATCCCGTCGATGCAGCTCCGCTCCGAGCTCGGCGATACCGATATGCGCGGCTTCGCGCTGCACGTGGACGCTGCCGCCTCGCGATGA
- the feoB gene encoding ferrous iron transport protein B produces MESPLLHLALVGTPNSGKTSLFNALTGSRQKVANYPGVTVERKEGAFVTPQGRQVSLVDLPGTYSLRGRSPDEEITRDFVLGRATGEVLPDLVLCVADSTNLRLTIRLLLELKSTGRPLALVLNMFDIAKRRGVTVDVAGLSQALGVPVVTSIAVRKGGTDDLLQLTDQLLAQAAAMGDRANTWRPLTVPELRATQHQADRIIAATVSLPERPDTWTARIDAVVLHPVGGLLILLAVLFVMFQAVFAWAQPLMQVLSAAFDALGQLVHDQLPEGLLQSFLQNGVISGVGSVIVFLPQIIIIFLFILLLEDFGYMARAAFLMDRIMGGAGLHGRAFIPLLSSFACAIPGIMATRVIDNRRDRLTTILIAPLMTCSARIPVYTLIISAFIPPTRVWGLINMQGLVMFGLYAAGITSALLMSFLIKFFLMRDYQPAPFMLELPDYKMPRLRSIAIGVYTRAKMFLQRAGTTIFAMMVLIWFLASFPQPPEGAIEPAINYSLAAMIGKAIAPLLTPVGFNWQIAVALVPGMAAREVAVAALGTVYAIEGGKEAAEQIGQVLASKWSLATALALLAWYIFAPQCASTLAVIRRETGSWHWMAVTFVYMFVLAYAAAFATYHISVAMGAG; encoded by the coding sequence ATGGAAAGCCCCTTGCTGCATCTGGCCCTGGTGGGTACGCCCAACAGCGGCAAGACCTCGCTGTTCAACGCCCTGACGGGAAGCCGTCAGAAGGTCGCCAATTATCCCGGGGTCACGGTCGAGCGCAAAGAGGGTGCATTCGTCACCCCGCAAGGACGCCAGGTCTCGCTGGTCGACCTGCCCGGCACCTACTCGCTGCGCGGCCGCAGCCCGGACGAGGAGATCACCCGCGACTTCGTGCTCGGACGCGCCACCGGCGAGGTCCTCCCGGACCTCGTGCTGTGTGTCGCCGATTCCACCAATCTCAGGTTGACGATCCGCCTTCTGCTCGAGCTCAAGAGCACCGGTCGTCCGCTCGCGCTCGTCCTCAACATGTTCGATATCGCCAAGCGTCGTGGCGTGACCGTCGACGTCGCCGGCCTGTCGCAGGCGCTGGGCGTGCCCGTCGTGACCTCGATCGCGGTCCGCAAGGGGGGAACCGATGACCTCCTGCAGCTGACCGACCAGCTGTTGGCCCAGGCGGCCGCCATGGGCGATCGCGCCAACACCTGGCGCCCCCTCACCGTCCCCGAACTGCGCGCCACCCAGCACCAGGCCGACCGCATCATCGCCGCGACCGTCAGCCTGCCCGAGCGCCCCGACACCTGGACGGCACGGATCGATGCCGTCGTCCTGCACCCGGTCGGGGGCCTGCTCATCCTGCTGGCCGTCCTCTTCGTGATGTTTCAGGCCGTCTTTGCCTGGGCTCAACCCTTGATGCAGGTGCTGTCGGCGGCCTTCGACGCCCTCGGCCAGCTCGTTCACGACCAGCTTCCCGAAGGCCTGCTGCAGAGCTTCCTGCAGAACGGGGTGATCTCGGGCGTCGGCAGCGTCATCGTGTTCCTGCCGCAGATCATCATCATCTTCCTCTTCATCCTGCTGCTCGAAGATTTCGGCTACATGGCCCGCGCGGCGTTCCTGATGGACCGCATCATGGGCGGCGCCGGGCTGCATGGCCGCGCCTTCATCCCGCTGCTCTCCAGCTTCGCCTGCGCCATCCCCGGCATCATGGCGACGCGCGTGATCGACAATCGCCGAGATCGCCTCACCACGATCCTGATCGCCCCCTTGATGACCTGCTCGGCGCGGATCCCGGTCTACACGCTGATCATCTCGGCCTTCATCCCGCCGACCAGGGTCTGGGGCCTGATCAACATGCAGGGCCTTGTGATGTTCGGGCTCTATGCGGCGGGGATCACCAGCGCGCTTCTGATGTCGTTCCTGATCAAGTTCTTCCTGATGCGGGACTATCAGCCGGCACCGTTCATGCTCGAATTGCCGGACTACAAGATGCCGCGGCTGCGCAGCATCGCGATCGGCGTCTACACCCGCGCCAAGATGTTCCTGCAGCGCGCCGGCACCACGATCTTCGCGATGATGGTACTGATCTGGTTCCTGGCCTCGTTCCCGCAGCCACCGGAGGGCGCCATCGAGCCCGCCATCAATTACAGCCTGGCGGCGATGATCGGCAAGGCCATCGCGCCCCTGCTCACCCCCGTCGGCTTCAACTGGCAGATCGCGGTGGCGCTCGTGCCCGGCATGGCCGCCCGCGAGGTCGCCGTGGCGGCGCTGGGCACGGTCTATGCCATCGAAGGCGGCAAGGAGGCGGCTGAGCAGATCGGACAGGTGCTGGCCAGCAAATGGAGCCTCGCCACGGCGCTGGCGCTGCTCGCCTGGTACATCTTCGCCCCGCAATGCGCCTCGACGCTGGCGGTGATCCGGCGCGAGACCGGCAGCTGGCACTGGATGGCCGTCACCTTCGTCTACATGTTCGTGCTCGCCTATGCGGCAGCCTTTGCGACCTATCACATCTCGGTCGCGATGGGCGCGGGCTGA
- a CDS encoding FeoA family protein translates to MSEICDTRLPLPLGLARRGYTGTIQHLAAGSASSSLPDVELESRLIELGFVEGARVEILHEGIVGRDPIAVRVDNITVAVRRREAMAVIVA, encoded by the coding sequence ATGAGCGAAATCTGCGATACACGGCTGCCGCTGCCACTCGGCTTGGCCCGGCGGGGCTATACCGGAACGATCCAGCATCTTGCGGCCGGCAGCGCGAGCTCGTCCCTCCCGGACGTCGAACTGGAGAGCCGGCTGATCGAACTGGGCTTCGTCGAGGGCGCCCGGGTCGAGATCCTGCATGAGGGGATCGTCGGACGCGACCCGATCGCCGTCCGTGTCGACAACATCACCGTCGCGGTCCGCCGACGCGAGGCAATGGCCGTGATCGTGGCCTAG
- a CDS encoding ribbon-helix-helix domain-containing protein — protein sequence MKSPVVKRSIVVAGHKTSVSLEEAFWNGMKEISGLRNMTLSELVGEIDSNRQQGNLSSAIRLFVLDHFKSRASASPAGEPKAVVDSRHPASVAAP from the coding sequence ATGAAGTCGCCCGTCGTAAAACGTTCAATCGTGGTCGCAGGTCACAAGACCAGCGTCAGCCTCGAAGAGGCGTTCTGGAACGGCATGAAGGAGATTTCGGGTCTCCGGAATATGACCCTGTCCGAACTGGTCGGAGAGATCGACAGCAATCGCCAGCAGGGCAACCTGTCGTCCGCGATCCGGCTGTTCGTGCTCGATCACTTCAAGAGCCGCGCGTCCGCCTCCCCGGCGGGCGAGCCGAAGGCGGTGGTGGACAGCCGGCATCCGGCCTCCGTCGCCGCTCCTTGA
- a CDS encoding DUF4169 family protein, whose protein sequence is MGDVINLKRFRKRVERDQAAKVAESNRARHGRAKSERAADAQRDKRANELLDQHRINGEDA, encoded by the coding sequence ATGGGAGACGTCATCAACTTGAAGCGTTTCAGAAAGCGCGTTGAGCGCGATCAGGCAGCGAAGGTCGCCGAAAGCAACCGCGCTCGCCACGGCAGAGCGAAGTCCGAACGCGCCGCTGATGCGCAACGCGACAAGCGCGCGAACGAACTACTCGATCAACATCGTATCAATGGCGAGGACGCGTGA